The following coding sequences lie in one Flavobacterium cyclinae genomic window:
- a CDS encoding ABC transporter permease — MNLEYFIAKRLIAAKSYKSSISSPIIKIAITAIAIGIIMMIMAVATGVGLQDKIREKVSAFNGHIIISNFDDNQSQVTTEPISINQSFYPKFKNVDGISHVQAVASKAGIIRTEKAFEGIIYKGVGKDYNFTNLEEYLVNGKIPNLKSELNTEVLISEYLAKRLQLKVGDKFLTFFMKDNGKLPNKRNFLITGIFNSGFQEFDATYIIGDIRHVQLINKWQPTEVGAFEVFVDDFSKIKEKGEEVYKEIPPTYNSITIEEKYYSIFEWLKLFDFNILVILIVMIVVATINMVVALLVLILERTQMIGILKAMGANNWNVRKIFLYNAFYLIARGLFWGNLIAISLLVIQKFFGVIQLNPENYYVNEAPVSINLLHIALLNIGTVIVCLLVLLIPSYIITKISPVKAIRFD; from the coding sequence TTGAATTTAGAATATTTCATAGCCAAAAGACTAATTGCTGCTAAAAGTTATAAAAGTAGTATTTCTTCGCCAATTATAAAAATTGCGATTACGGCAATTGCCATCGGAATTATTATGATGATTATGGCAGTGGCTACGGGTGTAGGACTTCAAGATAAAATTCGCGAGAAAGTTTCTGCTTTCAACGGACATATTATTATTTCTAATTTCGACGATAATCAATCGCAAGTCACTACCGAACCTATTTCTATCAATCAGAGTTTTTATCCTAAGTTCAAAAATGTTGATGGGATCAGTCATGTACAAGCCGTGGCAAGCAAAGCCGGAATTATACGTACAGAAAAAGCTTTCGAAGGCATCATATATAAAGGTGTTGGAAAAGATTATAATTTCACCAATCTGGAAGAATATTTAGTCAATGGTAAAATCCCAAATCTAAAGTCCGAATTAAATACCGAAGTTTTGATTTCGGAATACTTAGCAAAGCGTCTACAATTAAAGGTAGGCGATAAGTTTCTGACTTTTTTTATGAAAGACAACGGAAAACTTCCAAATAAAAGAAACTTCTTAATTACCGGTATTTTCAACTCAGGTTTTCAAGAATTCGATGCTACTTATATAATAGGTGATATTCGCCACGTGCAACTCATCAATAAATGGCAACCAACAGAAGTCGGAGCATTCGAAGTTTTCGTAGACGATTTTTCAAAAATCAAAGAAAAAGGAGAGGAAGTTTACAAAGAAATTCCGCCTACATATAATAGTATCACCATCGAAGAAAAGTATTACAGTATTTTCGAATGGCTAAAATTGTTCGATTTTAATATCTTGGTCATTCTAATTGTAATGATTGTAGTAGCTACTATCAACATGGTAGTCGCACTATTAGTTCTAATTTTAGAACGCACCCAAATGATCGGAATTCTAAAAGCCATGGGCGCTAACAATTGGAATGTCCGAAAAATATTCCTGTACAACGCTTTTTATTTAATCGCCCGAGGACTATTTTGGGGGAATCTAATTGCTATTTCTTTATTAGTAATTCAAAAATTCTTCGGCGTAATCCAACTCAATCCCGAAAATTACTACGTAAACGAAGCGCCAGTAAGTATCAATTTACTCCACATCGCATTATTAAATATCGGAACCGTAATCGTTTGTTTGTTGGTGTTATTAATTCCGTCTTACATTATCACAAAGATATCTCCAGTAAAAGCAATTCGTTTCGATTAA
- a CDS encoding 7-carboxy-7-deazaguanine synthase QueE: MLQKEVQLAVEKGEMLPLMEEFYTIQGEGYHTGTAAYFIRIGGCDVGCHWCDVKESWNAELHPPTNTDVIVANAKKYADTVVVTGGEPLTWDMTLLTSKLKYQNLKVHIETSGAYEVTGTWDWFCLSPKKNKLPVQSAYDMAHELKVIIYNKHDFIFAEEQAAKVNPNAILFLQPEWSKKEEMTPLIVDYVMNNPKWRVSLQTHKYLNIP, encoded by the coding sequence ATGTTACAGAAAGAAGTACAATTAGCGGTTGAAAAAGGCGAAATGTTGCCTTTAATGGAGGAGTTTTACACGATTCAAGGCGAGGGATATCATACGGGAACAGCAGCTTATTTTATTAGAATTGGCGGTTGCGATGTAGGTTGCCATTGGTGCGATGTGAAAGAAAGTTGGAATGCAGAATTACATCCTCCAACAAATACAGATGTAATTGTTGCCAATGCAAAAAAATATGCAGACACCGTTGTAGTTACTGGTGGCGAACCTTTGACTTGGGACATGACGTTGTTGACCTCAAAATTAAAATATCAAAATTTAAAAGTACATATCGAAACTTCGGGAGCTTATGAAGTAACTGGAACTTGGGATTGGTTTTGTTTATCGCCAAAGAAAAACAAATTGCCGGTTCAAAGTGCTTACGATATGGCGCATGAATTAAAAGTAATCATCTACAACAAACACGATTTTATTTTTGCGGAAGAACAAGCAGCTAAAGTAAATCCAAACGCGATTTTATTTTTACAACCTGAGTGGAGCAAAAAAGAAGAAATGACTCCTTTAATTGTGGATTATGTGATGAACAATCCAAAATGGAGAGTTTCGTTGCAAACGCATAAATATTTGAATATTCCATAA
- a CDS encoding YkgJ family cysteine cluster protein — protein MLKPNLNELGKLAKDTHNETKKYFDKLKKKTPKNLDYVMQDLHEAEFKKTDCLECANCCKTTGPLFTSADIERISKSFRQKPQQFIEQYLRIDEDNDYVLKSVPCTFLDSDNKCFIYDVRPKACREFPHTDRKKFQQISDLTLKNVAICPAAFNIVEKMKEKLPL, from the coding sequence ATGCTAAAGCCAAATTTAAACGAACTCGGAAAACTTGCCAAAGATACGCATAACGAAACCAAAAAGTATTTTGACAAGCTAAAAAAGAAAACACCTAAGAATTTGGATTATGTAATGCAAGATTTACACGAAGCCGAATTCAAAAAAACGGATTGTTTGGAGTGTGCCAATTGTTGCAAAACAACTGGGCCGTTATTTACATCGGCCGATATTGAACGAATTTCGAAAAGTTTCAGACAAAAACCACAGCAATTTATTGAACAATATCTTCGCATTGATGAAGACAACGATTATGTTTTAAAAAGTGTACCGTGTACGTTTTTAGACAGCGACAACAAATGTTTTATCTACGATGTCCGCCCAAAAGCTTGCCGAGAATTCCCACATACTGACAGAAAGAAATTTCAACAAATCTCAGATTTAACCTTGAAAAATGTGGCAATTTGCCCAGCAGCGTTTAATATTGTGGAGAAAATGAAGGAGAAGTTGCCTCTTTAA
- a CDS encoding cupin domain-containing protein → MKKYFIQKSPFVVPTTDGKLIEEHHGLATTNNSAISIAHMIAPPGWSEPFQTPEFDEYTYIIKGKKQFIIEDEKVILEAGQSIKIEKNTRVQYSNPFDEPCEYIAICTPAFDFNKVHREEN, encoded by the coding sequence ATGAAAAAATATTTTATTCAAAAATCGCCGTTTGTTGTACCAACAACAGACGGTAAATTAATCGAAGAACATCACGGATTGGCAACCACCAATAATTCAGCAATTTCAATTGCTCATATGATTGCGCCACCTGGATGGAGCGAACCTTTTCAAACACCAGAATTTGATGAATACACTTACATTATAAAAGGCAAAAAGCAATTTATAATTGAAGATGAAAAAGTAATTTTGGAAGCAGGTCAGTCTATTAAAATTGAGAAAAACACAAGAGTTCAATATTCAAATCCTTTTGATGAACCTTGTGAATATATTGCAATTTGTACACCAGCTTTTGATTTTAATAAAGTTCATAGAGAAGAAAATTAA
- a CDS encoding class I SAM-dependent methyltransferase — protein sequence MKDLFGKAILDYQTNNSPEDLITETSISEADEMSVAYLFRDFKDMPKLEQKALQLAKGKVLDVGCGAGSHTLYLQKKGFDVTAIDISENAIKACELRGLKNCKVSDVLNLDTSEKFDTILLLMNGTGIFGKMNQISKFLQKLKSLLNEGGQILIDSSDLIYMYDQDEEGAYEVPANGYYGELTFTIQYKEETEDTFDWLYLDYNTLQNAAFANGLECELISEGKHFDYLAKLSKI from the coding sequence ATGAAAGACCTTTTCGGAAAAGCCATTTTAGATTACCAAACCAATAACTCTCCAGAAGATTTAATCACAGAAACTTCTATTTCGGAAGCCGATGAAATGAGCGTTGCCTATTTGTTTCGTGATTTTAAAGACATGCCAAAACTGGAACAAAAAGCATTGCAATTGGCAAAAGGTAAAGTTTTAGATGTTGGTTGTGGAGCCGGAAGTCACACTTTGTATTTGCAGAAAAAAGGTTTTGATGTAACCGCAATAGATATTTCAGAAAACGCGATTAAAGCTTGTGAGTTAAGAGGTTTGAAAAACTGTAAAGTTTCGGATGTTTTGAATTTAGATACTTCGGAAAAATTTGATACTATACTTCTTTTGATGAATGGAACTGGAATTTTCGGAAAAATGAATCAAATTTCGAAGTTCTTACAAAAATTGAAATCGCTTTTAAACGAAGGCGGACAAATTTTAATTGATAGTTCCGACTTAATTTATATGTACGACCAAGACGAAGAAGGCGCTTACGAAGTTCCAGCGAATGGTTATTATGGCGAATTAACTTTTACGATTCAATATAAAGAAGAAACCGAAGATACTTTTGATTGGTTATATTTGGATTATAATACCTTGCAAAATGCAGCATTCGCAAATGGTTTAGAATGTGAATTGATTTCGGAAGGCAAGCATTTTGATTACTTAGCAAAGCTATCCAAAATCTGA
- a CDS encoding acyl-CoA dehydrogenase, with the protein MDFKLTEEHLMIQQAARDFAQTELLPGVIERDEHSKFPTEQVKMMGELGFLGMMVDPKYGGAGLDSLSYVLAMEEIAKVDASAAVIMSVNNSLVCAGLEKYGSEEQKIKYLTPLAKGEKIGAFCLSEPEAGSDATSQRTTAIDMGDHYLVNGTKNWITNGGTASTYLVIAQTDASKGHKGINVLIVEKGMPGFEVGPKEKKMGIRGSDTHTLLFNDVKVPKENRIGEDGFGFAFAMSTLNGGRIGIASQALGIAQGAYELALKYSQERVAFGKPIFNHQAIAFKLADMHVKITCARLLIHKAATEKDNGEDIAHSGAMAKLYASEIALEVANDAVQIHGGNGYVSEYHVERMMRDAKITQIYEGTSEIQRIVISRGLVK; encoded by the coding sequence ATGGATTTTAAATTAACCGAAGAGCATTTAATGATTCAGCAAGCTGCTAGAGATTTTGCTCAAACAGAATTATTACCTGGAGTTATTGAAAGAGATGAGCATTCAAAATTCCCTACAGAACAAGTAAAAATGATGGGAGAACTTGGGTTCTTAGGAATGATGGTTGATCCAAAATATGGTGGAGCTGGTTTAGATAGTTTATCATACGTTTTAGCAATGGAAGAAATTGCAAAAGTGGATGCTTCTGCAGCAGTTATCATGTCGGTAAACAACTCATTAGTTTGTGCTGGTTTAGAAAAATATGGTTCTGAAGAACAAAAAATAAAATACTTAACCCCTCTTGCTAAAGGAGAAAAAATCGGAGCTTTCTGTTTATCAGAACCAGAAGCAGGTTCAGATGCTACATCACAAAGAACGACAGCTATTGATATGGGCGACCATTATTTAGTAAACGGTACAAAGAACTGGATTACAAACGGTGGAACTGCATCAACATATTTGGTAATTGCTCAAACGGATGCTTCAAAAGGACACAAAGGAATCAACGTTCTTATCGTGGAAAAAGGAATGCCTGGATTTGAAGTAGGTCCAAAAGAGAAAAAAATGGGAATCCGTGGTTCTGATACTCATACTTTATTATTTAATGATGTAAAAGTTCCAAAAGAAAACAGAATTGGTGAAGACGGATTTGGTTTTGCTTTTGCTATGTCAACTTTAAACGGAGGACGTATTGGAATTGCATCTCAAGCATTAGGAATTGCACAAGGAGCTTATGAATTAGCATTGAAATATTCTCAAGAGCGTGTGGCTTTCGGAAAACCAATTTTCAATCACCAAGCAATCGCTTTCAAATTAGCGGATATGCATGTAAAAATTACATGTGCTAGATTGTTAATTCACAAAGCAGCTACAGAAAAAGACAATGGTGAAGATATTGCACATTCTGGTGCTATGGCTAAATTATATGCTTCTGAAATTGCTTTAGAAGTAGCAAACGATGCTGTTCAAATTCACGGAGGAAATGGTTACGTAAGCGAATACCACGTAGAAAGAATGATGCGTGATGCTAAAATCACTCAGATTTATGAAGGAACTTCAGAAATTCAAAGAATTGTTATTTCAAGAGGTTTAGTAAAATAG
- a CDS encoding helicase HerA-like domain-containing protein → MSKTEDFSKHINEGYTCKGEFITLGGGILDGEAVPNTHVKIPLKTLNRHGLIAGATGTGKTKTIQVLSEQLSQNGIPVLMMDIKGDFSGIAMPGEEKSFITERHAKISIPYETKGFPVELMTISEQNGVRLRATVSEFGPVLFSRILDLNDTQSGVVSIIFKYCDDNSLPLLDLKDFKKVLQYATEDGKPEFEAEYGRISTSTTGSILRKIIELEQQGAALFFGEKSFEIEDLMRIDENGNGYINIIRLTDIQDKPKLFSTFMLSLLAEIYNTMPEQGDAGRPELVIFIDEAHLIFDEASKTLLNQIETIVKLIRSKGIGVYFITQNPMDVPSGVLAQLGLKIQHALRAFTANDRKAIKMTAENYPDTNFYETDEVLTSLGIGEAFVTALSEKGTPTPLVATMLRAPMSRMDVLSENEIEASIAKSKLAKKYNEVVDRESAYELLNKKIAVAQEVASEQEIKKPTRRAKEEPSTAEVIGKSVTKVVTSATFIRGAFGLLMKMLKK, encoded by the coding sequence ATGAGCAAGACAGAAGATTTTAGCAAACATATAAACGAAGGTTACACATGTAAAGGAGAATTTATCACTTTAGGTGGTGGAATTTTAGATGGTGAAGCGGTTCCTAATACACATGTGAAAATTCCATTAAAAACTTTGAATCGTCACGGATTAATTGCGGGTGCAACAGGAACTGGAAAAACCAAAACCATCCAAGTGTTATCGGAACAATTATCGCAAAATGGCATTCCGGTTTTGATGATGGATATCAAAGGTGATTTTTCTGGAATTGCAATGCCTGGCGAAGAGAAATCGTTTATCACCGAACGTCATGCTAAAATTTCGATTCCTTATGAAACGAAAGGTTTTCCTGTAGAATTAATGACGATTTCAGAACAAAATGGTGTTCGACTACGAGCTACAGTTTCTGAATTTGGACCCGTTTTATTTTCTCGAATTTTAGATTTGAATGACACGCAATCTGGCGTAGTTTCAATCATTTTTAAATATTGTGATGATAATAGTTTGCCATTATTGGATTTGAAAGACTTTAAAAAAGTATTGCAATATGCTACGGAAGATGGTAAACCTGAATTTGAAGCCGAATACGGAAGAATTTCAACAAGTACAACAGGTTCTATATTAAGAAAAATCATTGAACTAGAACAACAAGGTGCTGCATTATTCTTTGGGGAAAAATCTTTTGAAATTGAAGATTTAATGCGAATTGACGAAAATGGAAATGGTTATATTAACATCATTCGTTTAACCGATATTCAAGATAAACCAAAATTATTCTCGACTTTCATGTTGAGTTTGTTAGCCGAAATTTACAATACCATGCCTGAGCAAGGCGATGCTGGGCGACCAGAATTAGTAATTTTCATAGATGAAGCCCATTTGATTTTTGACGAAGCTAGCAAGACATTATTAAATCAAATTGAAACGATTGTGAAATTAATTCGTTCGAAAGGAATTGGAGTGTATTTCATTACGCAAAATCCTATGGATGTTCCTTCTGGAGTTTTGGCGCAATTAGGTTTAAAAATCCAGCATGCATTGAGAGCTTTTACGGCAAATGACAGAAAAGCGATTAAAATGACCGCTGAAAATTATCCTGATACTAATTTTTATGAAACGGATGAAGTATTAACTTCGTTAGGAATTGGAGAAGCATTTGTAACTGCTTTAAGCGAAAAAGGGACACCAACACCTTTAGTTGCTACCATGTTGCGAGCTCCAATGAGTAGAATGGATGTATTATCTGAAAATGAAATTGAAGCGAGTATTGCAAAATCAAAATTAGCAAAAAAATATAATGAAGTTGTTGATCGAGAAAGTGCTTATGAATTGTTAAACAAAAAAATTGCTGTAGCACAAGAAGTAGCTTCGGAACAGGAAATAAAAAAACCAACAAGACGAGCAAAAGAAGAGCCTAGCACAGCAGAAGTTATTGGAAAATCGGTAACTAAAGTAGTTACAAGTGCTACCTTTATTCGTGGCGCTTTTGGCTTACTTATGAAAATGCTAAAGAAATAA
- a CDS encoding exo-beta-N-acetylmuramidase NamZ family protein: protein MKYNIYRITTLIGLLILSISCGTSKKAIPQVKPSTDNVTLTSSSKDVTFKTGAENFESYLPLLKDKRVGIVTNQTGILSKEKHLVDFLIEQNINLQKIYAPEHGFRGTADAGELIVDGKDTKTNLPIISLYGNNKKPKPEQLEGIDILVFDLQDVGARFYTYISSLHYVMEACAENNIPLLVLDRPNPNGTIIDGPILEKEHKSFVGMHEIPVLHGMTIGEYAKMINGEKWLKDSLQCNLKVAPCLNYSHDMKYSLPVKPSPNLPNDQSINLYASLCFFEGTNVSLGRGTEKQFQIYGSPFLPESEFDFSFTPKPNFGAKDPVHNGKVCFGEDLTEIRKVHRLELKWLLKAYENTSDKTVFFNDFFTKLAGTKKLREQIEAGMTEKEIRKTWQEGLEQFKEVRKKYLIYE, encoded by the coding sequence ATGAAATACAATATATACCGAATTACAACATTAATTGGCTTACTAATACTTTCCATTTCGTGTGGAACTAGCAAAAAGGCGATTCCGCAGGTAAAACCGAGTACTGATAATGTAACTTTGACTTCTTCTTCAAAAGATGTCACTTTTAAAACCGGAGCCGAAAACTTTGAAAGTTATTTGCCGTTATTGAAAGATAAACGTGTTGGAATAGTTACAAATCAAACAGGAATTCTTTCGAAAGAGAAACATTTGGTTGATTTTTTAATCGAACAAAACATTAATCTTCAGAAAATTTATGCACCTGAACACGGTTTTAGAGGAACCGCTGATGCTGGCGAATTAATCGTTGATGGAAAAGATACCAAAACGAATTTGCCGATTATTTCTCTTTACGGAAACAACAAAAAGCCAAAACCTGAGCAATTAGAAGGAATTGATATCTTGGTTTTTGATTTACAAGATGTGGGCGCGCGATTTTACACTTATATATCTTCGTTGCATTATGTGATGGAAGCTTGCGCTGAAAACAATATCCCACTTTTGGTTTTAGACCGACCAAACCCGAATGGAACTATTATTGATGGTCCGATTTTAGAAAAGGAACATAAGAGTTTTGTTGGGATGCATGAAATTCCAGTTTTGCATGGCATGACGATTGGTGAATACGCAAAAATGATTAACGGAGAAAAATGGCTGAAAGATAGTTTGCAATGCAATTTGAAAGTAGCGCCTTGTTTGAACTATTCGCACGATATGAAATATAGTTTGCCTGTGAAACCTTCTCCAAACTTACCAAATGATCAATCGATTAATTTGTATGCGAGTTTGTGCTTTTTTGAAGGCACGAATGTAAGTTTAGGTCGCGGTACTGAAAAGCAATTCCAAATTTATGGTTCGCCTTTTTTACCTGAAAGTGAGTTTGATTTTAGCTTTACTCCGAAACCGAATTTTGGAGCAAAAGACCCAGTTCATAATGGAAAAGTATGTTTTGGCGAAGATTTAACCGAAATTAGAAAGGTACATCGATTAGAATTAAAATGGTTATTGAAAGCTTACGAAAACACATCAGACAAAACCGTTTTCTTCAATGATTTCTTTACCAAATTAGCCGGAACCAAAAAACTCCGCGAACAAATTGAAGCCGGAATGACCGAAAAAGAAATTAGAAAAACCTGGCAAGAAGGTTTGGAGCAGTTTAAGGAAGTGAGAAAAAAGTATTTGATTTATGAATAG
- a CDS encoding DUF2339 domain-containing protein has translation MDTILLLAILVIVIVLLTSINSKFQQLNDVIYRLNEKVNELRNELHTKPIQDSSKVTTEIRKESVQTPQPIVKEEIIEKPIEVVEKTPEIIPIIEPIKVEIKEEVEHQIPVVEIENPREPEKSWFETFKENNPDLEKFIGENLINKIGILILVLGISFFVKYAIDKEWINETARVGIGILAGSIVMGVAHKLRKNYKAFSSVMVAGAISIFYFTIAIAFHDYHLFSQTVAFVIMVVITAFSTFVSVNYDRQELAVLSLIGGFAVPFMVSTGAGNYIVLFTYIAILNIGILGIAFYKKWNLVSILSFVFSYLLLSSWYYKELYADKLPHQGAFAFATLYYFIFSIVVVMNNVRRKGAFSKIDYFMIIANTFVYFGLGMGILHNWGIEFKGLFTLSLAIYNLIYATFLFKKFGLDKNAVYLLIGLVLTFVTLTIPIQFDGNQITLFWAAEAVLLFWLSQKSKISLFKLGAMVVQFLSIISLIIDWDKQYRFSNYELSIVLNPIFITGIVTLASLLATYFLLKKENEATTIFKIDFDPVFYRNGITWVALILGYFVGIFEIIHQSGHHIQNTSSQLSLSVGYHFIFSTLFVYFGIKAKEEVVQKIATLIVMINLVLYVLWWYNIPSKEVVWNIAKNWNSSIAFYFHYVVLACLVFYFMILSNQILNKAHISFLKSKMAVWILVFCGVYILSNELIVHNIFAVDSITILQQIDEDFKGSDLPKETYRMNEYNVQYKLNVIKVQVIKIGYPILWGILSFVLLIFGIKKQWKQIRIIALSLLGLTIVKLFVYDINNVSETGKIIAFILLGVLILIISFVYQKIKKLVVDESQNSSTNEN, from the coding sequence ATGGATACTATTTTATTACTTGCTATATTGGTTATAGTAATTGTTTTACTAACCTCTATAAATTCAAAGTTTCAACAACTTAATGATGTCATTTATCGATTAAACGAAAAGGTAAATGAACTAAGAAATGAATTACATACTAAACCTATACAAGATAGTTCAAAAGTTACCACAGAAATACGTAAAGAGTCAGTGCAAACTCCACAACCAATTGTAAAAGAAGAAATTATTGAAAAGCCAATTGAAGTTGTTGAAAAAACGCCTGAGATTATTCCGATTATTGAGCCAATAAAAGTCGAAATCAAGGAAGAAGTTGAACATCAAATTCCAGTTGTTGAGATAGAAAATCCAAGAGAACCAGAAAAATCATGGTTTGAAACGTTTAAAGAAAATAATCCTGATTTAGAAAAATTCATAGGTGAAAATCTAATCAATAAAATTGGTATTCTTATTCTAGTTTTAGGAATTAGTTTCTTTGTAAAATACGCTATTGATAAAGAATGGATTAATGAAACCGCTCGTGTTGGAATAGGAATTTTAGCAGGTTCAATTGTAATGGGAGTGGCTCACAAATTGAGAAAAAATTACAAAGCATTTAGTTCAGTAATGGTAGCAGGTGCGATTAGTATTTTTTATTTTACAATTGCAATTGCATTCCATGATTATCACTTGTTTAGCCAGACGGTTGCTTTTGTAATTATGGTTGTAATTACCGCTTTTAGTACGTTTGTATCAGTAAATTATGACCGTCAGGAATTAGCCGTTTTGTCATTAATTGGTGGATTTGCAGTTCCATTTATGGTAAGTACTGGTGCAGGAAATTATATTGTTTTATTTACTTACATCGCTATTTTAAACATTGGAATTCTAGGAATTGCTTTCTATAAAAAATGGAATTTAGTTTCCATATTATCGTTTGTGTTTAGCTATCTATTACTTTCTTCATGGTATTATAAAGAATTATATGCCGATAAATTACCGCATCAAGGTGCTTTTGCTTTTGCTACTTTATATTATTTTATTTTCAGCATCGTAGTTGTAATGAATAATGTGAGAAGAAAAGGAGCGTTTTCAAAAATCGATTATTTTATGATCATAGCCAATACCTTTGTGTATTTTGGTTTGGGAATGGGAATTTTACACAATTGGGGAATCGAATTCAAAGGATTGTTCACGTTATCATTAGCTATTTACAATTTAATATATGCTACTTTTTTATTCAAGAAATTTGGATTGGATAAAAATGCGGTGTATTTGTTAATTGGTTTGGTCCTAACGTTTGTTACCTTAACCATTCCTATTCAATTCGATGGCAATCAAATTACGTTGTTTTGGGCTGCCGAAGCGGTTTTGTTGTTTTGGTTGTCGCAAAAATCGAAAATCAGTTTGTTTAAGTTGGGCGCTATGGTAGTGCAGTTTTTATCCATTATTAGTTTGATTATCGATTGGGACAAACAATATCGTTTTTCGAACTATGAGCTTTCTATAGTTTTGAATCCAATTTTTATTACTGGAATTGTAACACTAGCTTCTTTATTAGCAACTTATTTTTTATTGAAAAAAGAAAACGAAGCTACAACTATTTTTAAAATTGATTTTGATCCTGTTTTTTATCGTAACGGCATCACATGGGTAGCATTAATTCTTGGTTATTTTGTTGGGATTTTTGAAATCATTCATCAATCAGGGCATCATATACAAAATACGTCTTCTCAATTATCATTATCAGTGGGTTATCATTTTATTTTTAGTACCTTATTTGTTTATTTCGGAATTAAAGCAAAAGAAGAAGTAGTCCAAAAAATTGCTACACTTATCGTAATGATTAATCTTGTTTTATATGTGTTGTGGTGGTATAACATTCCATCAAAAGAAGTGGTTTGGAACATTGCTAAAAACTGGAATTCATCTATAGCATTTTATTTTCATTATGTTGTATTAGCCTGCTTGGTTTTTTATTTCATGATTTTATCCAATCAAATTTTAAATAAAGCACATATTTCGTTTTTAAAATCTAAAATGGCCGTATGGATTTTAGTGTTTTGTGGTGTTTATATTTTAAGTAACGAACTAATTGTACATAATATTTTTGCTGTTGATTCGATTACTATTTTACAACAAATTGATGAAGATTTCAAAGGTTCTGATTTGCCAAAAGAAACCTACCGAATGAATGAATATAATGTTCAATATAAATTGAATGTTATCAAAGTTCAAGTAATTAAAATAGGTTATCCGATTTTATGGGGAATTTTATCATTTGTATTATTGATTTTTGGAATTAAAAAACAATGGAAACAAATTCGAATTATTGCACTTTCATTACTAGGTTTAACTATTGTGAAATTGTTTGTGTATGATATTAATAACGTTTCAGAAACCGGAAAAATTATAGCATTTATATTATTAGGAGTGCTCATTTTGATTATCTCGTTTGTGTATCAAAAAATCAAAAAGTTAGTGGTGGATGAATCTCAAAATAGTAGTACAAATGAAAATTAA